In a genomic window of Novosphingobium sp. KA1:
- a CDS encoding nuclear transport factor 2 family protein: MASERALGDRERRIDALLDKQDILECLARFSRGMDRSDRDIYLSAFWDDAEMAAGPFVGSAADCWDWAVPMHEAGQILTHHALLQTSIDLAGDTAHCETYYQFVGRNRDESLWIAGGRYIDRLERRDGAWKIALRTNVIEWGCAPPPIPVPFADVPDIALNGVTSRGKDDPSYRRPLVNLRAPSNPAAEPAA; this comes from the coding sequence GTGGCAAGTGAACGGGCCCTTGGCGACAGGGAGCGGCGCATCGACGCGTTGCTCGACAAGCAGGACATTCTCGAGTGCCTTGCGCGTTTCTCGCGCGGTATGGACCGGTCCGATCGGGATATCTATCTCTCGGCCTTCTGGGACGATGCCGAGATGGCTGCGGGGCCTTTCGTGGGCAGCGCCGCGGATTGCTGGGACTGGGCGGTTCCGATGCACGAGGCGGGACAGATACTGACCCACCATGCCTTGCTTCAGACCAGCATAGATCTCGCCGGCGATACCGCCCACTGCGAAACCTACTACCAGTTCGTCGGCCGCAACCGGGATGAGAGCCTCTGGATTGCCGGGGGTCGCTACATCGACCGGCTGGAGCGACGAGACGGCGCATGGAAGATCGCGCTGCGCACCAATGTCATCGAATGGGGATGCGCCCCTCCGCCAATACCGGTGCCGTTCGCAGATGTCCCCGACATCGCGCTCAACGGCGTGACCAGTCGCGGCAAGGACGACCCTTCCTACCGCCGGCCGCTCGTCAACCTTCGTGCGCCGAGCAATCCTGCCGCGGAGCCTGCTGCATGA
- a CDS encoding SDR family NAD(P)-dependent oxidoreductase: MSAPLAGKVALVTGASRGIGKGIALVLAEQGATVYVTGRTVNEGDYYLPGTVGGTAAECDERGRPSGGRGIAVACDHGDDAAVAALFGRIAAEAGRLDILVNNAFALSDDLLEPKGFWEKPLSNLEMWDVGVRSNYVAAWHAAGLMVSQKSGLIVAISGFAAVTYTYGVIFGTSKSAVDRMARDMAIELEPHGVASLTLWQGLTLTEKARDNLAKMGDRMTASITQMHGSSVEHPGRVVAALAADPDIMRRSGGEFITAELAEAYGLTDIDGQTIQSARATRGSPIWKPIAEVDYRGK; the protein is encoded by the coding sequence ATGAGCGCGCCGCTGGCAGGAAAGGTCGCACTCGTTACGGGGGCAAGCCGAGGCATCGGCAAGGGCATCGCGCTCGTGCTCGCCGAGCAGGGGGCGACGGTCTATGTGACCGGCCGGACGGTCAACGAAGGGGACTACTACCTTCCAGGCACGGTCGGCGGCACGGCGGCTGAATGCGACGAGCGCGGGAGGCCGAGCGGCGGGCGGGGCATTGCCGTTGCCTGCGATCACGGCGATGACGCGGCTGTCGCGGCCCTATTCGGACGGATCGCCGCCGAAGCCGGCCGCCTCGATATTCTCGTCAACAATGCATTCGCGCTTTCCGACGATCTTCTCGAACCGAAAGGGTTCTGGGAAAAGCCGTTGTCGAACCTCGAGATGTGGGATGTCGGCGTCAGGTCGAACTACGTGGCCGCCTGGCATGCGGCGGGCCTCATGGTCTCCCAGAAATCAGGCCTGATCGTGGCGATCTCCGGCTTTGCGGCGGTTACCTACACTTATGGCGTGATCTTCGGCACATCGAAATCCGCGGTCGACCGCATGGCGCGGGATATGGCGATCGAACTCGAGCCACACGGCGTGGCCTCGCTGACCCTCTGGCAGGGCCTGACGCTCACCGAGAAGGCCAGGGACAACCTTGCGAAGATGGGAGACCGGATGACCGCGTCCATCACGCAGATGCATGGCAGCAGCGTCGAGCATCCGGGCCGGGTTGTCGCAGCGCTCGCGGCCGACCCCGATATCATGAGGCGCTCCGGCGGCGAGTTCATAACCGCCGAATTGGCCGAAGCCTACGGCCTCACGGACATCGACGGGCAGACGATCCAATCGGCAAGGGCGACGCGGGGATCGCCGATCTGGAAACCGATTGCGGAGGTTGATTACCGTGGCAAGTGA
- a CDS encoding phosphotriesterase, with translation MATIETARGAIAQKDLGRVLIHEHVFLMDMEYTFNYRPDFHSARTIDDAVARLDELKNAGFDTIIDLTVLGLGRHMPSIAKVAERTAVNIVVSTGAYSFDAVPAPFQFWGPGLLHDTGVEPMVGHFVSDIVEGIADTGIRAGMLKCAIDAPGLTGGVERIMRAVGRTHVLTGAPVTVHTSAKHETGLIAQKVLAEEGVDLERVVIGHCGDTADIDYLARLADRGSMLGMDRFGVDFEITMEQRVATVAEMVRRGYAGQMTLSHDCCCWSDFFPEVDDYHRAMPNHHYLHIHDDVLPALRAAGVSQIDIERMLIANPRRVLASQLASH, from the coding sequence TTGGCGACGATCGAGACGGCGCGCGGAGCGATCGCGCAAAAGGATCTTGGACGGGTCCTGATCCATGAGCACGTGTTCCTGATGGATATGGAGTACACCTTCAATTACCGGCCGGATTTCCATTCCGCCCGGACCATCGACGATGCCGTCGCGCGCCTCGACGAGCTGAAGAATGCCGGGTTCGACACGATCATCGATCTTACGGTGCTCGGTCTCGGCAGGCACATGCCCAGCATCGCCAAAGTCGCCGAGCGAACAGCCGTCAACATCGTCGTCTCCACCGGGGCCTACTCCTTCGATGCGGTTCCCGCGCCGTTCCAGTTCTGGGGGCCGGGTCTTCTCCATGACACCGGAGTGGAGCCGATGGTCGGGCATTTCGTCAGCGATATCGTCGAGGGCATCGCCGATACCGGCATCCGCGCGGGAATGCTTAAATGTGCGATCGATGCGCCGGGCCTGACAGGCGGCGTCGAGCGGATCATGAGGGCCGTCGGCCGCACCCATGTGCTGACCGGCGCGCCGGTCACGGTGCATACATCGGCAAAGCACGAAACGGGCCTCATTGCGCAGAAGGTCCTTGCCGAGGAGGGCGTGGATCTCGAGCGCGTCGTGATCGGCCACTGCGGCGATACGGCCGACATCGACTATCTCGCCAGGCTCGCCGACCGTGGCTCGATGCTGGGAATGGATCGGTTCGGCGTCGATTTCGAAATCACGATGGAGCAGCGCGTGGCGACCGTCGCGGAGATGGTCCGCCGCGGGTATGCAGGGCAGATGACCCTCAGCCACGATTGCTGCTGCTGGTCCGACTTCTTTCCCGAGGTCGACGATTACCACCGGGCCATGCCCAATCATCATTATCTGCACATTCACGACGACGTACTTCCGGCGCTGCGTGCCGCAGGCGTCTCGCAGATCGATATCGAGCGCATGCTGATTGCCAATCCCCGGCGCGTACTTGCGAGCCAGCTTGCTTCGCACTGA
- a CDS encoding NAD(P)-dependent oxidoreductase: MLKTAFIGLGSQGGPMAARMLAAGYPLTVWARRAEALEPFAAKGATVASDVAALAAEADHIGICVVDDGGVAQICDTLVPAMRAGSLLAIHSTILPESCEALAAICEARGIAFIDAPVSGGGGAAANGTLTVMCGGTIDAFEQAKPVLETFAGTLVHLGPAGSGQRAKIVNNALMAANMGLAHAALQAGASLGIDRNALAALIKASSGRSFGFEVYARLPQPGAFAHGAALLAKDVSLLETILTDQASTRTLASAARPFLSAAQA, from the coding sequence ATGCTAAAGACCGCTTTCATCGGCCTCGGAAGCCAGGGCGGCCCGATGGCGGCGCGTATGCTCGCAGCCGGCTATCCGCTGACTGTCTGGGCGAGGCGCGCCGAGGCGCTCGAACCCTTCGCGGCCAAAGGAGCAACCGTCGCCAGCGACGTTGCAGCGCTCGCCGCAGAAGCCGATCACATCGGCATCTGCGTGGTGGATGATGGAGGGGTCGCGCAAATCTGCGACACCCTTGTTCCTGCGATGCGCGCCGGCAGCCTGCTGGCCATTCATTCGACGATCCTGCCCGAAAGCTGCGAAGCCCTTGCCGCGATTTGCGAAGCCCGCGGGATTGCCTTCATCGATGCGCCGGTAAGCGGCGGCGGCGGCGCAGCCGCCAACGGCACGCTGACAGTCATGTGCGGCGGCACAATCGACGCTTTCGAGCAGGCAAAGCCCGTTCTCGAGACATTTGCAGGAACGCTGGTCCATCTCGGTCCAGCTGGCTCTGGCCAGCGCGCCAAGATCGTCAACAACGCCTTGATGGCAGCCAACATGGGCCTCGCGCATGCGGCCTTGCAGGCCGGTGCATCGCTCGGCATTGATCGGAATGCGCTTGCAGCCCTTATCAAGGCCAGCAGCGGGCGCAGCTTCGGGTTTGAAGTCTATGCCCGCCTGCCGCAGCCAGGTGCTTTCGCGCACGGTGCAGCGCTCCTGGCCAAGGACGTCAGCCTCCTTGAGACGATCCTCACGGACCAGGCCAGCACCCGAACGCTCGCATCGGCTGCACGTCCATTTCTTTCAGCAGCACAGGCCTGA
- a CDS encoding nuclear transport factor 2 family protein, which produces MTPDITQLADRDAIRDCIARLARGEDRRSADLIRSCWWPEARFDYGVYSGDFEAYLAWVVPGADAIKDTQHLIGQSYIELEGDRASVESHVISYHRVDMGSPSTAQGGERDTCIGGRYLDRFEKRGDAWRIAGRTMLYDWEQDWGAAADWSKGVMGYPFTAGHFPGRAKDDFSERWFAGEEA; this is translated from the coding sequence ATGACCCCAGATATTACCCAGCTCGCTGATCGCGATGCGATCCGCGATTGCATTGCGCGGCTGGCGCGCGGAGAGGACCGCCGCAGCGCCGACCTCATCCGCTCCTGCTGGTGGCCCGAGGCGCGCTTCGATTACGGCGTCTATTCAGGCGATTTCGAGGCTTACCTGGCCTGGGTCGTGCCCGGCGCCGATGCGATCAAGGATACGCAGCACCTGATCGGCCAGTCCTACATTGAACTGGAAGGCGATCGGGCATCGGTCGAAAGCCACGTCATTTCCTATCACCGGGTCGACATGGGGTCCCCAAGCACAGCGCAAGGCGGTGAGCGGGACACCTGCATCGGCGGACGCTACCTCGACCGATTCGAGAAGCGCGGCGATGCGTGGCGGATCGCGGGGCGCACCATGCTCTACGACTGGGAGCAGGATTGGGGCGCTGCCGCGGACTGGTCGAAAGGGGTGATGGGCTATCCCTTCACTGCCGGTCATTTCCCGGGCCGGGCAAAAGATGACTTCAGCGAGCGCTGGTTTGCCGGGGAGGAGGCATGA
- a CDS encoding carboxymuconolactone decarboxylase family protein, protein MELLDPKDRTARGQVVGEAVIARPIPSPETPIEASWRDYLFAEIWSRPGLDRKSRYLIAIASAASSNGPVDILDDYIRGALVIGDLSQIELREAALHLAVYTGWSRGIELDRAVTRVAGTLGYPLCPFEPIRVEPWNPEERIRQGIDEFDAVMGFPGPPPVTPYFEAGIDNFVFGEMWRRAGLDQRSRRWVTLVGVSESCATTPIKTHFYAAMSSGNCQPDELQEFVLQYAVHAGWPKASVIQGAVMAMIKNYKAGLAWDA, encoded by the coding sequence ATGGAATTGCTCGACCCGAAAGATCGCACGGCCAGAGGCCAGGTTGTGGGCGAGGCCGTCATTGCCCGGCCGATCCCATCACCCGAGACACCGATCGAGGCCAGCTGGCGCGATTATCTCTTCGCCGAGATCTGGAGTCGGCCCGGTCTCGACCGCAAATCCCGCTATCTGATCGCCATCGCAAGCGCAGCCAGCAGCAATGGCCCGGTCGATATTCTCGACGACTACATCCGCGGAGCGCTGGTGATAGGCGACCTCAGCCAGATCGAGTTACGCGAGGCAGCGCTGCATCTGGCCGTCTATACCGGCTGGTCACGCGGGATCGAGCTGGACCGGGCGGTGACCCGGGTGGCCGGTACCTTGGGCTACCCGCTCTGCCCGTTCGAACCGATCCGGGTGGAACCCTGGAACCCCGAAGAGCGCATCCGGCAAGGCATCGACGAGTTCGACGCCGTCATGGGTTTTCCGGGGCCGCCCCCTGTCACACCGTACTTCGAGGCCGGGATCGACAACTTCGTCTTTGGCGAGATGTGGAGGCGCGCCGGCCTCGATCAGCGCTCTCGGCGCTGGGTTACGCTTGTCGGCGTTTCGGAAAGCTGCGCGACTACCCCCATAAAGACCCATTTCTACGCGGCCATGTCGAGCGGCAATTGCCAGCCGGACGAGCTGCAGGAATTCGTGCTGCAATATGCTGTCCATGCCGGATGGCCCAAGGCCTCGGTCATCCAGGGCGCGGTCATGGCAATGATCAAGAACTACAAGGCCGGGCTCGCCTGGGATGCGTGA
- a CDS encoding AraC family transcriptional regulator yields the protein MPTGRRRKSDTIAGFDIVDRRILDLFPQLVSGLGGDPVALQKAAGLDPEMLGRGEGSVSYRLMADLLALTARSLDVPDFGMRLGGIQANEIRTPLLDLMMSSSTFGEALEQVIRHSYAHSRAAAIWLKIQADEESILVGHDILVGGIADPRQIIEQVLLVEYHVGLRATEGRTRARKVLLRHQPISDPAVYRGHFGVDVKFGQDVDAIVYGAHVLGSRMAEPDPQSCRELVAGIGTMYPVHEQPLHVRVRGLIVHWLHTPACNSEDVARRLGFHCRTLHRRLREQGTSFQAIKDEVRCERLVNLLDLTDLPLSAVSEQLGFAEQSAMTRFSRQVLGMSPRERRLRARSSY from the coding sequence ATGCCTACAGGGCGTAGGCGCAAGTCCGATACGATTGCCGGCTTCGACATCGTCGACCGGCGCATACTCGACCTGTTTCCGCAGCTTGTTTCGGGGCTCGGAGGCGATCCCGTTGCCTTGCAGAAAGCTGCCGGGTTGGATCCCGAAATGCTTGGGCGCGGGGAAGGTTCAGTCAGCTATCGCTTGATGGCGGACCTCCTCGCCCTCACGGCGAGGAGCCTTGATGTTCCCGACTTCGGGATGCGCCTTGGCGGGATCCAGGCAAACGAAATCCGCACGCCTTTGCTCGATCTCATGATGAGCTCATCCACCTTCGGCGAGGCTCTCGAACAGGTTATCCGGCACAGCTACGCTCACAGCCGCGCTGCGGCGATCTGGCTCAAGATTCAGGCCGACGAGGAAAGTATCCTGGTCGGGCACGACATTCTGGTCGGAGGGATCGCGGATCCGCGCCAGATCATCGAGCAGGTGCTGCTTGTCGAATACCATGTCGGGCTCCGCGCGACCGAAGGCCGGACGCGGGCGCGCAAGGTTCTCCTGCGTCACCAGCCGATTTCTGATCCTGCGGTCTATCGTGGGCATTTCGGTGTGGACGTGAAGTTCGGACAGGACGTCGATGCGATCGTCTATGGCGCCCATGTCTTGGGCAGCCGAATGGCTGAGCCAGACCCTCAGAGCTGCAGGGAACTCGTCGCCGGGATTGGCACCATGTACCCTGTCCATGAGCAACCGCTCCATGTCAGGGTTCGCGGCCTCATCGTCCATTGGTTGCATACGCCCGCGTGCAACAGCGAGGATGTCGCCCGGCGCCTGGGTTTCCATTGTCGGACCTTGCACCGCAGGTTACGCGAACAGGGAACCTCGTTTCAGGCGATCAAGGACGAAGTGCGATGCGAGCGACTGGTCAATCTCCTCGATCTCACCGATTTGCCGCTATCGGCCGTTTCCGAGCAACTCGGCTTTGCCGAGCAATCGGCCATGACGCGTTTCAGCCGGCAGGTACTGGGCATGTCGCCCCGCGAGCGCCGGCTTCGCGCGCGCAGCTCGTATTGA
- a CDS encoding SDR family oxidoreductase, translating to MSETFGGKTALIIGAGQNIGRRIAQEWAARGARVAVADISEDGAEETAQILRDAGSDAIGLHCNVLDETSVAATIDAAEKALGPLDIHMNNAGILSGGNPEDLPLEEWRRMFDVNLFGMVRANNVIVPRMIARGSGHIVNTASFAGLYPFAASRVHYAASKAAVVSMSQNLALYLKQFGIRVSCLCPGPVMTTSPESMKHFSENYVMRAPGSHLSVMSQQQTAQVLSDAMEAGKIIVPTHEEAWDTLTEWAAGPDAFIEKKHQEFLAGDPGRPGITQDVIDSIKA from the coding sequence ATGTCTGAGACGTTCGGCGGGAAAACCGCACTTATCATTGGCGCTGGCCAGAACATCGGCCGCCGCATCGCCCAGGAATGGGCCGCGCGCGGGGCCCGGGTCGCCGTCGCCGACATCAGCGAGGACGGCGCCGAGGAAACAGCCCAGATACTGAGGGACGCTGGGAGCGATGCGATCGGGCTTCACTGCAACGTGCTCGACGAAACCTCGGTTGCAGCGACGATCGACGCTGCCGAAAAGGCCCTCGGCCCGCTCGACATCCACATGAACAATGCCGGCATCCTGTCCGGCGGCAATCCGGAAGATCTTCCGCTCGAAGAGTGGCGCCGGATGTTCGACGTCAATCTCTTCGGAATGGTTCGGGCCAACAATGTGATCGTGCCGCGCATGATCGCACGCGGCTCCGGGCACATCGTCAATACCGCGAGCTTCGCCGGTCTCTACCCCTTCGCGGCAAGCCGGGTGCACTATGCCGCCTCGAAAGCCGCCGTGGTTTCGATGTCGCAGAACCTGGCGCTTTACCTCAAGCAGTTCGGCATTCGCGTGAGCTGCCTGTGTCCGGGTCCGGTCATGACCACGTCGCCGGAATCGATGAAGCATTTCAGTGAGAACTACGTGATGCGGGCGCCGGGCAGCCATCTCAGCGTGATGTCGCAGCAGCAGACGGCCCAGGTTCTCTCCGACGCGATGGAGGCCGGCAAGATCATCGTGCCGACGCACGAGGAAGCCTGGGATACGCTGACGGAATGGGCCGCAGGGCCCGATGCCTTCATCGAAAAGAAGCATCAGGAATTCCTCGCGGGCGATCCGGGCCGTCCCGGCATCACTCAGGACGTGATCGATTCCATCAAGGCCTGA
- a CDS encoding TauD/TfdA family dioxygenase, translating to MRFETTNLMPLIGTRVEADRTILLEGTRAADLLQLLEARGVLVFPRISLNDEEQRVFARTIGIPTDQGERGLHKISLDDRVTSTAKYLKGTILWHFDGWNDPVPARGTVLTGRKLSSTGGQTEFSNAYAAYEELPEDRKAALEGLRVAHTMEGTQRGVHADVTAEMEADWARFPIHRHPLVWTHRSGRKSLLLGSSADWIEGMEADESTSLLAELKEWACQPRLVYRHEWQVGDMIVWDNCGVLHRVEPYPVDSGRVMHRVTLDGEEAIA from the coding sequence ATGCGTTTCGAGACAACAAACCTGATGCCGCTGATCGGTACGCGCGTCGAGGCGGACCGGACGATTTTGCTGGAGGGGACCAGGGCAGCGGATCTGCTCCAGTTGCTGGAAGCGCGCGGCGTTCTGGTGTTCCCCAGGATCAGCCTCAACGACGAGGAGCAACGTGTATTTGCCAGGACGATCGGCATCCCCACGGATCAGGGCGAACGGGGGCTGCACAAGATCAGTCTGGACGACAGGGTGACGTCCACGGCCAAGTATCTCAAGGGCACGATCCTGTGGCACTTTGACGGCTGGAACGATCCTGTTCCTGCTCGCGGAACTGTACTGACGGGCCGCAAGCTTTCATCCACCGGCGGGCAGACCGAATTCTCGAATGCCTATGCCGCCTACGAGGAACTGCCCGAAGACCGCAAGGCGGCGCTCGAAGGCCTCAGGGTCGCGCATACGATGGAGGGCACCCAACGGGGTGTTCACGCGGACGTCACAGCGGAAATGGAAGCGGACTGGGCGCGATTTCCGATCCATCGGCACCCACTTGTCTGGACGCACCGTTCGGGTCGCAAGTCCTTGCTCCTCGGCTCCAGCGCGGACTGGATCGAGGGCATGGAGGCAGACGAGAGCACGTCGCTGCTGGCCGAGCTGAAGGAGTGGGCTTGCCAACCGCGCCTCGTCTATCGTCATGAATGGCAGGTGGGTGACATGATCGTCTGGGATAATTGCGGCGTGCTCCACCGCGTGGAGCCTTATCCGGTGGATAGCGGACGAGTGATGCACCGTGTGACGTTGGACGGTGAGGAGGCCATTGCCTGA
- a CDS encoding NAD(P)-dependent alcohol dehydrogenase: MKALRLMAAGGEPQGRDRLELTSLSPQPVGPGEIRVRIRAASVNFRDGLVASGVMPAPAGLFPLSDAAGEVVELGEGVRGLEVGSRVISLFHPNWLDGHIDRADLNNSPGGPADGFACEEAVRPASHFTRAPGNLSFVEAACLPCAGVTAWRAVIADGRVSPGESVLVLGTGGVSLFALLFAKAAGAEVIAITSSDAKAACLRDLGADHVIDRSEVPEWGAAVLDLSGGLGVEHVIEVGGPNTLAQSFHAARTGAHVAIIGATAGFDTDTMPFAVVQAKRLRLQAVTVGSRRDQLDMVRAIEAHDIHPIIERVLPLTGLTDALALMRSGQHVGKICLEI; encoded by the coding sequence ATGAAGGCGCTGCGCCTCATGGCAGCGGGCGGCGAGCCGCAGGGGCGCGACAGGCTGGAATTGACCAGCCTCTCCCCCCAGCCGGTTGGCCCGGGAGAAATCCGGGTTCGCATCCGGGCCGCGTCGGTCAATTTTCGTGACGGGCTGGTGGCAAGCGGCGTGATGCCGGCGCCGGCCGGTCTTTTCCCGTTATCCGATGCCGCCGGCGAGGTTGTCGAATTGGGCGAGGGCGTTCGCGGCCTGGAGGTCGGAAGCCGCGTAATCAGCCTGTTCCATCCTAACTGGCTGGATGGGCATATCGACCGCGCGGATCTGAACAATTCGCCGGGCGGGCCGGCCGACGGGTTCGCCTGCGAGGAAGCGGTTCGGCCCGCTTCGCATTTCACAAGGGCGCCTGGCAATCTCTCGTTCGTCGAAGCGGCGTGCCTGCCTTGTGCCGGCGTCACGGCCTGGCGCGCTGTTATCGCCGATGGCCGTGTGTCTCCAGGTGAAAGTGTGCTGGTGCTGGGCACAGGCGGCGTGTCGTTGTTCGCGCTGCTGTTCGCCAAAGCTGCCGGGGCCGAAGTCATTGCGATCACATCTTCGGATGCCAAGGCTGCTTGCCTTCGCGACCTCGGCGCCGACCATGTGATCGACAGGAGCGAGGTGCCGGAATGGGGGGCGGCAGTTCTCGATCTGAGCGGCGGGCTGGGCGTCGAGCACGTGATCGAGGTCGGCGGGCCCAATACCCTTGCGCAAAGTTTCCACGCTGCGCGGACCGGAGCGCATGTCGCGATCATCGGGGCAACGGCCGGGTTCGATACGGACACGATGCCCTTCGCGGTGGTTCAGGCCAAGCGCCTCAGGCTTCAGGCCGTCACAGTCGGCAGCCGCCGGGATCAGCTCGATATGGTTCGTGCGATCGAAGCGCACGACATCCACCCGATCATCGAGCGTGTCCTGCCGCTCACCGGTTTGACCGACGCTTTGGCCCTGATGCGCTCAGGCCAGCATGTCGGGAAAATCTGCCTCGAAATCTGA
- a CDS encoding SDR family NAD(P)-dependent oxidoreductase — protein MTDRRFDGRVVLITGGARGLGLAYAELLGSLGARIVINDNGSAVTGAGSDHAPAEEAAQALRDAGYEAAACTQSVATPEGGAAMVEAALDSFGRLDVLIHNAGNNRFAMLDEISYEDFRSVVDVHLLGAFHVVRPAFEHMVGRGYGRIVLTGSIGGLYSMPSVVNYAVSKSGMIGLNNIAAIEGAARGVKSNIILPGAVTRMAEGLDISQYPPMGPELVAPVVAWLAHESCSVSGEMYVSMGGRIARAFITETEGVYRPDWTIDAVAEEIGAIRDQARQWTFHPVEDGFAQHMAKSFELVRGHGA, from the coding sequence ATGACTGATCGGCGCTTCGATGGACGCGTTGTCCTCATTACCGGCGGCGCACGCGGGCTTGGCCTGGCTTATGCCGAACTCCTCGGGTCGCTCGGGGCGAGGATTGTCATCAACGACAACGGCAGCGCCGTAACCGGTGCTGGCTCGGACCACGCCCCGGCAGAAGAGGCGGCACAGGCCCTGCGTGATGCCGGCTACGAGGCCGCAGCCTGTACCCAAAGCGTGGCAACCCCGGAAGGAGGGGCGGCCATGGTCGAAGCCGCGCTCGATTCTTTCGGCCGGCTCGACGTCCTCATTCACAATGCGGGCAACAACCGCTTCGCCATGCTTGACGAGATTTCCTACGAGGATTTTCGCAGCGTTGTCGACGTTCACCTGCTCGGCGCATTCCATGTCGTAAGACCCGCTTTCGAGCACATGGTCGGCCGGGGGTATGGGCGGATCGTGCTGACCGGCTCGATCGGCGGCCTCTATTCGATGCCCAGTGTCGTGAACTATGCCGTCTCGAAGTCGGGGATGATCGGCCTCAACAATATCGCTGCAATCGAAGGCGCGGCGCGGGGCGTCAAATCGAACATCATCCTTCCCGGCGCGGTGACCCGCATGGCCGAGGGGCTCGATATCTCGCAGTATCCGCCGATGGGTCCCGAACTGGTCGCGCCGGTCGTGGCCTGGCTCGCACATGAGAGCTGCTCGGTCTCGGGCGAGATGTACGTATCGATGGGCGGGCGGATCGCACGCGCTTTCATTACCGAGACTGAAGGCGTCTACCGTCCGGACTGGACCATCGATGCCGTCGCCGAGGAAATCGGGGCGATCAGGGATCAGGCCCGGCAATGGACCTTCCATCCGGTGGAAGACGGCTTCGCGCAGCATATGGCTAAAAGCTTCGAGCTCGTGCGAGGCCACGGCGCGTGA
- a CDS encoding SDR family NAD(P)-dependent oxidoreductase, protein MTRASGGLAGKVAVVTGASRGIGKGIACALAEHGATVYVTGRTLAPGQSALPGTLGETVEEVGRRGGKGVAVPLDLADDAQIEALFQRVERDEGRLDILVNNAMAIPEAMTRRDGFWEKPLDEWEIWDTGMRAAFIAAWHAARLMVSQGSGLIAALSGYVGVTYTYDVVFGTTKTATDRMMRDMGHELRGTGVSAVSLWQGFTYTERAKENLKSVPGMASQLNSAVGSSPEFPGRVIAALAMDPALESRSGGTFINAELAADYGLTDNDGRVIPSLRESRGAPLWAAGDTTWRNA, encoded by the coding sequence ATGACGCGCGCATCCGGGGGACTCGCAGGCAAGGTCGCGGTCGTGACCGGCGCCAGCCGCGGCATCGGCAAGGGGATCGCCTGTGCTCTCGCGGAACACGGCGCAACGGTCTACGTCACCGGGCGAACCTTGGCGCCAGGCCAGAGCGCATTGCCCGGTACGCTTGGCGAGACGGTCGAAGAGGTGGGGCGCCGAGGAGGCAAGGGGGTGGCAGTGCCACTCGATCTTGCCGACGACGCGCAGATCGAGGCACTTTTCCAGCGGGTCGAGCGCGATGAAGGGCGCCTCGACATCCTAGTCAACAACGCCATGGCCATTCCCGAAGCGATGACCCGGCGCGACGGGTTCTGGGAAAAGCCGCTTGATGAATGGGAGATTTGGGACACCGGCATGCGCGCTGCCTTCATTGCGGCCTGGCACGCCGCGCGTCTGATGGTGTCGCAGGGCTCGGGGCTGATCGCCGCGCTCTCGGGCTATGTCGGGGTGACCTACACCTACGACGTCGTTTTCGGGACGACCAAGACGGCCACCGACCGGATGATGCGCGATATGGGCCATGAACTGCGCGGTACCGGTGTCTCTGCAGTCTCGCTCTGGCAGGGCTTCACCTACACCGAGCGGGCGAAGGAGAACCTCAAATCGGTGCCGGGCATGGCCAGCCAGCTCAACAGCGCGGTCGGTTCCTCACCGGAGTTTCCTGGCCGCGTGATCGCGGCGCTGGCCATGGATCCTGCTCTCGAAAGCCGATCGGGCGGGACTTTCATCAATGCCGAGCTCGCGGCGGACTATGGGCTGACCGATAACGACGGCCGCGTCATCCCCTCGCTCAGGGAGAGCCGCGGCGCCCCGCTCTGGGCTGCGGGCGATACAACCTGGAGGAATGCATGA